In Amaranthus tricolor cultivar Red isolate AtriRed21 chromosome 5, ASM2621246v1, whole genome shotgun sequence, a genomic segment contains:
- the LOC130813342 gene encoding sm-like protein LSM7 yields MSSRKETVLDLAKFVDKGVQVKLTGGRQVTGTLKGYDQLLNLVLDEATECLRDADDPLKTTDQTRRLGLIVCRGTAVMLVSPTDGTDEIANPFIQPDGA; encoded by the exons ATG TCTAGTCGTAAGGAAACAGTTTTAGATCTTGCCAAGTTTGTGGACAAGGGGGTCCAAGTCAAGCTGACTGGTGGAAGACAAG TGACCGGCACACTAAAGGGATATGATCAGTTGTTGAACCTTGTGCTAGATGAAGCCACAGAATGTCTGAGAG ATGCTGATGATCCATTGAAGACCACTGATCAGACAAGGCGCCTTGGTTTGATT GTATGTAGAGGAACAGCAGTGATGCTTGTTTCCCCAACCGATGGCACGGACGAGATAGCAAACCCTTTCATTCAGCCAGACGGTGCTTAG
- the LOC130813338 gene encoding receptor-like protein kinase FERONIA, with product MGRIPMIILFFSVLLVNVIVAQYTPKDNILLNCGAQDSQSTDSDGRKWKSDKGSKFLASSKGSTIATAATQAPDVGEIPFMTARISQSKFTYNIAVAPGRKFVRLYFYPNTYSGQNTSNAIFSVTAGPYTLLSNFSAAQTTEALNFDYLIKEYSLNVEGTTLSLTFTPSSNYTNSFAFVNGIEVVYMPNVYAEADTDGASLVGGGVPFPIDNSTALEGLFRLNVGGNYIPPTQDTGLFRAWYDDTPFIFAAGSGTTSVKDPEVNVTFPEALPSYTAPVELYSTARFMTWDNSLNLNFNLTWLFTVDNGFSYLVRLHFCEIFANITKPNQIVFNIYVNNQTAASGVDVIGLTDRNGVPNVQDYVVILPTSGGPQQDLWLALHPDTTDKPQYYNSFLNGVEIFKINSTNGNLAGQNPIPAPAQDFDSDPTTSSYSSSHAAVIGGAVAGGIGLVFLVGLLACCISRRQKYGKVSNPSDGPSGWLPLSLYGNSHTSGSAKTTTTGSYTSSLPSNLCRHFSFAEVKSATKNFDESLVLGVGGFGKVYRGEIDGGTMKVAIKRGNPLSEQGVHEFQTEIEMLSKLRHRHLVSLLGYCEENGEMILVYDHMAFGTLREHLYKTQKPPLTWKQRLEICIGAARGLHYLHTGAKHTIIHRDVKTTNILLDEKWVAKVSDFGLSKTGPSLDHTHVSTVVKGSFGYLDPEYFRRQQLTDKSDVYSFGVVLFEVLCARPALNPSLPKEQVSLAEWAVYCYKKGMLDQIMDPYLKGKVAPECFKKFAETAMKCVSDQSIDRPSMGDVLWNLEFALQLQESAEESDKGLGGVNFVEGKYDIECGKKDLDESRGFDGTVTDSRSTVSIGGQSLASEDSDGLTPSAVFSQIMNPKGR from the coding sequence ATGGGTAGAATTCCCAtgattattctatttttttctgTATTACTAGTAAATGTGATTGTAGCACAATATACACCAAAAGATAATATCTTGTTGAATTGTGGGGCTCAGGACTCACAAAGTACTGATTCTGATGGTCGGAAATGGAAATCCGATAAGGGATCCAAGTTCTTGGCATCATCTAAAGGGTCAACCATAGCTACGGCTGCCACTCAAGCACCTGATGTTGGGGAAATTCCTTTTATGACTGCTAGGATTTCCCAATCCAAATTTACATACAATATAGCTGTTGCCCCTGGTAGGAAATTTGTCCGGCTTTACTTTTATCCGAACACCTACTCGGGTCAAAATACTAGTAATGCCATCTTTTCTGTCACGGCTGGCCCTTACACATTACTTAGCAACTTTAGTGCTGCCCAAACTACCGAAGCCCTAAACTTTGATTACCTGATCAAAGAATACTCCCTCAATGTGGAGGGTACAACTCTGAGTCTTACCTTTACTCCTTCGTCGAATTATACCAACTCATTTGCCTTTGTGAATGGTATTGAGGTTGTGTATATGCCTAATGTCTATGCTGAGGCTGATACTGATGGAGCCAGCCTGGTTGGGGGAGGTGTTCCGTTTCCGATTGATAATTCCACTGCCCTTGAGGGTTTGTTTCGGTTGAATGTGGGTGGAAACTACATTCCACCCACACAGGATACTGGCTTATTCAGGGCGTGGTATGATGACACACCATTCATATTTGCGGCTGGAAGTGGGACCACCAGTGTAAAAGATCCTGAAGTGAATGTCACTTTTCCGGAGGCCTTGCCTTCGTACACTGCTCCAGTTGAACTTTACTCAACTGCAAGGTTCATGACATGGGATAATTCATTGAACCTCAATTTCAACTTGACATGGTTGTTTACAGTTGATAATGGGTTTAGTTACTTGGTTAGGCTGCATTTCTGTGAGATCTTTGCCAATATAACAAAGCCTAACCAGATTGTGTTTAATATCTACGTCAACAATCAAACTGCGGCTTCTGGGGTTGATGTCATTGGATTGACAGATAGGAACGGAGTACCTAATGTTCAGGACTATGTAGTGATTCTTCCCACTAGTGGAGGACCTCAGCAGGATCTTTGGCTTGCTCTCCATCCAGATACCACTGATAAGCCTCAATATTACAATTCCTTTCTGAATGGAGTGGAGATATTTAAGATAAACAGCACCAATGGTAATCTTGCTGGGCAGAACCCAATTCCAGCTCCAGCACAAGATTTCGATTCAGACCCAACTACTAGCTCTTATTCAAGTAGTCATGCGGCAGTCATTGGTGGGGCTGTTGCTGGAGGTATTGGCCTAGTCTTTTTAGTTGGTCTTCTAGCCTGCTGCATATCTCGTCGTCAGAAGTATGGAAAAGTCTCCAACCCAAGTGATGGTCCATCTGGCTGGCTTCCCCTTTCTCTCTATGGAAATTCGCACACCTCTGGATCCGCAAAGACAACTACCACTGGAAGCTACACTTCTTCTCTTCCTTCAAACCTCTGTCGGCATTTCTCTTTCGCAGAGGTTAAATCTGCCACCAAGAATTTTGATGAGTCTCTTGTTCTCGGGGTTGGAGGTTTTGGTAAAGTATACAGGGGTGAAATTGATGGTGGGACGATGAAAGTAGCTATCAAGCGTGGGAACCCGCTCTCTGAGCAAGGTGTACATGAGTTTCAGACAGAAATTGAGATGCTCTCCAAGCTTCGTCACCGTCACCTTGTCTCCCTTCTTGGTTACTGTGAAGAGAATGGAGAAATGATCCTTGTGTATGATCACATGGCTTTCGGAACCCTTCGTGAGCATCTGTACAAAACCCAAAAGCCCCCTTTAACATGGAAACAAAGGCTGGAAATTTGCATTGGTGCTGCTCGTGGTCTGCACTACCTCCACACTGGTGCCAAGCACACTATTATTCACCGGGATGTAAAGACGACCAACATTCTCTTGGATGAGAAATGGGTAGCCAAGGTTTCTGACTTTGGCTTGTCCAAGACTGGACCTTCCTTGGATCACACTCACGTCAGTACTGTTGTGAAAGGTAGTTTCGGATATCTTGATCCTGAGTACTTCAGGAGGCAGCAACTCACAGACAAGTCAGATGTTTATTCATTTGGAGTGGTTCTATTTGAAGTCTTGTGTGCTCGACCTGCCCTGAACCCATCACTACCAAAGGAGCAAGTTAGCTTAGCGGAGTGGGCAGTGTATTGCTACAAGAAGGGGATGCTGGATCAGATCATGGACCCATACCTAAAAGGGAAGGTAGCACCAGAATGCTTCAAGAAGTTTGCTGAGACTGCTATGAAATGTGTGTCCGATCAGAGTATTGATAGACCATCCATGGGTGATGTGCTTTGGAACCTCGAATTTGCTCTGCAACTACAGGAGAGTGCAGAGGAGAGTGATAAGGGTCTTGGTGGGGTGAACTTTGTTGAAGGCAAGTATGACATTGAGTGTGGAAAGAAGGATCTTGATGAATCACGGGGGTTCGATGGAACTGTAACTGACTCAAGAAGCACGGTGAGCATTGGTGGGCAGAGTCTCGCCAGTGAAGACTCAGATGGTCTGACACCAAGCGCTGTATTCTCTCAAATCATGAATCCAAAGGGACGTTAG